The Fodinibius salinus genome includes a window with the following:
- a CDS encoding BamA/OMP85 family outer membrane protein, which translates to MSARTAALLIFLFAIQAVLMINPLSEAWAQEDSTPDQVWDIRFEGNKNYPAVVLDKQIAAEAPTFLQKVWFFNKKGHAVDEVTLQKDVIRLRNYYRRRGFVNVEADYRLETMGKEWKKRVTFEIDEQVPIRIRQVQYDLKTNGADEQEIRNSEGFKKTKRKHSYREGQRYETIRKPEVTGQFADLFENMGFAYAAVDIEAKVDTSKLSADVRIIADLGPRTFIDSIAVEGNENISDEYVVRESALKKGEQFSSQKLQEAQQELFNHHLFRFVTVSIPKQAKDSTLNLSMQVRENKKRSVELLAGFGTEEYLRGQVSWTNRNVAGKGHRLTTTAHGSFIEQSLRFDYLFPYVYNTKSSFVISPFGQHLLENNFELLRAGVTNSFIYRYNKKFTASASYEFTKNKELSKRFNTSLPDTTLEYDLSSFQFSSYFNNTFGRNRPGWVIQPYAEVSGIFGLATFKFQKLSIDVRRFTQLTNSTMLAARVQSGSLFNVPTDSLPNNIRFYLGGTSSVRGWSRQQLGPKRALTDSTGSFQEYIPLGGHSMFSFNLEVRQELNFLIKGLGMAVFLDGGQVWGTFRRLQRRPIQFGTGGGFRYQSPIGPIRVDVGYKLNPTARDLNKFNGQDFGNAWDRIGIHLSIGQAF; encoded by the coding sequence ATGTCAGCCAGAACAGCGGCTCTACTTATTTTTTTATTTGCAATACAGGCAGTACTGATGATAAATCCATTATCAGAAGCCTGGGCGCAGGAAGATTCCACACCCGATCAGGTTTGGGATATTCGATTTGAGGGTAATAAAAATTACCCGGCGGTAGTATTGGATAAGCAGATTGCTGCGGAAGCTCCTACCTTTTTGCAAAAAGTATGGTTCTTCAATAAAAAAGGGCATGCCGTTGATGAGGTAACCCTCCAAAAAGATGTTATTCGGCTTCGAAACTATTATCGGAGGCGTGGTTTTGTAAATGTAGAAGCTGATTATCGATTAGAAACGATGGGCAAAGAGTGGAAGAAAAGAGTAACATTCGAGATTGATGAGCAAGTCCCTATTCGCATTAGGCAGGTACAGTATGATTTAAAAACAAATGGAGCTGATGAGCAAGAGATCCGAAATAGTGAGGGTTTCAAGAAAACAAAGCGTAAGCATTCTTATCGTGAGGGACAGCGCTATGAGACTATCCGAAAACCGGAGGTGACGGGTCAATTTGCAGATCTGTTCGAAAATATGGGATTTGCTTATGCCGCGGTTGATATTGAGGCCAAAGTAGATACTTCTAAACTTTCGGCTGATGTGCGTATTATTGCAGATTTAGGTCCACGAACCTTTATTGACAGTATTGCCGTTGAAGGCAATGAAAATATATCCGATGAGTATGTAGTTCGGGAGTCGGCTTTGAAAAAGGGAGAGCAATTTAGTTCTCAAAAGTTACAAGAAGCACAACAGGAGTTATTTAATCACCACCTGTTCCGTTTTGTGACGGTGAGTATTCCCAAGCAGGCTAAAGATTCAACTCTGAATTTATCAATGCAGGTGCGCGAAAACAAAAAGCGCTCGGTAGAACTGCTGGCCGGCTTTGGTACCGAAGAGTATCTTCGGGGGCAAGTTAGCTGGACCAATAGAAATGTGGCAGGCAAAGGGCATCGGCTTACAACAACAGCTCACGGATCTTTCATAGAGCAGTCACTCCGGTTCGATTACTTGTTCCCCTATGTTTATAATACCAAAAGCAGTTTTGTTATCTCGCCTTTTGGGCAGCATCTGCTGGAAAATAATTTTGAGCTGCTCCGTGCGGGAGTAACCAACAGCTTTATTTATCGATATAATAAAAAATTTACTGCATCCGCCTCATACGAATTCACCAAAAACAAAGAACTTTCCAAACGTTTTAACACCAGCCTGCCGGATACTACACTTGAATATGATTTGTCATCCTTCCAGTTTAGCAGTTACTTTAATAATACCTTTGGACGCAACCGCCCCGGATGGGTTATCCAGCCGTATGCTGAGGTCTCAGGAATATTTGGCTTAGCAACTTTTAAATTTCAAAAACTGTCAATTGATGTACGCCGTTTTACACAACTGACAAATTCTACTATGCTGGCCGCGCGGGTGCAGTCGGGGAGTCTATTTAATGTGCCGACCGATTCGCTACCCAACAACATCCGGTTTTACTTGGGCGGAACCAGCTCAGTGCGGGGATGGAGCCGACAACAGCTGGGCCCCAAGCGTGCTCTTACCGACAGTACTGGTAGTTTTCAGGAGTACATACCATTGGGCGGACACAGCATGTTTAGTTTCAATCTGGAGGTTCGCCAAGAACTCAACTTTTTAATTAAGGGTTTAGGTATGGCCGTTTTTCTTGATGGGGGACAAGTGTGGGGCACATTTCGCCGATTACAGCGGAGGCCCATACAGTTTGGTACCGGCGGTGGATTTCGATACCAATCTCCCATTGGTCCCATCAGAGTTGATGTAGGTTATAAACTTAATCCCACAGCCCGAGACTTGAATAAATTTAATGGCCAGGATTTTGGTAATGCCTGGGATCGCATCGGCATTCATCTAAGTATTGGACAAGCATTCTAA
- a CDS encoding aminopeptidase, with protein sequence MYSNEDKQLAEKVLEFSCDLESGQNVMLQLVGLNGIGLLRALVEHTRKMGANPFIQIEDTEIRRMLIESGDKDFWTTQAEVDQLPLMKQMDAFVGVRASLNIYEQSEVSKEANKAYADYFVDPVHYKERVNNTSWVVLRYPSEAFAMNAKMPTQKFREFYYKACLLDYTELAEAMKPLQDRLEDTDMIRLKGEETDISFSVKDQTWIPCFGEKNIPDGELFSSPILSSVNGHISYAPSVYQGKPFEYVKLEVRDGVVVDSDSSNNEQLQEILDTDAGARQFGEFSFGLNPVIKEPMYDILFDEKIYGSNHLTLGNDYEIAPNGNESNIHWDLVCIGADVYLDGEKIREGRKFITDDLKGLNPENLLQK encoded by the coding sequence ATGTATTCAAACGAAGACAAGCAATTAGCAGAAAAAGTATTAGAATTCAGTTGTGATCTGGAGTCCGGCCAAAATGTGATGCTGCAGCTGGTAGGACTTAATGGCATTGGTTTGTTGCGGGCGCTGGTAGAGCACACACGCAAGATGGGAGCAAATCCATTTATACAGATTGAAGATACCGAAATTCGTCGTATGCTTATTGAAAGCGGTGATAAAGACTTCTGGACTACGCAGGCCGAAGTAGATCAGCTGCCGCTGATGAAACAGATGGATGCTTTCGTTGGAGTCCGCGCTTCGTTAAATATTTATGAGCAATCCGAGGTCAGCAAAGAGGCCAACAAAGCGTATGCCGATTATTTTGTTGATCCCGTGCATTATAAGGAACGCGTCAACAATACCAGCTGGGTTGTCTTGCGATACCCGTCTGAGGCTTTTGCCATGAATGCCAAAATGCCCACGCAAAAATTCCGCGAATTTTACTACAAAGCCTGTTTGTTGGATTATACCGAGCTGGCCGAAGCCATGAAGCCACTGCAGGATCGTCTGGAAGATACCGATATGATCCGGCTGAAAGGAGAGGAGACCGATATTTCCTTTTCGGTAAAAGACCAGACGTGGATTCCTTGTTTTGGTGAAAAGAATATTCCAGATGGAGAATTATTTTCGTCTCCGATTTTATCTTCCGTGAATGGACATATTTCGTATGCGCCGTCGGTCTACCAGGGCAAACCATTTGAATACGTAAAATTGGAAGTGCGTGACGGCGTGGTTGTTGATTCTGATTCTTCGAATAACGAACAATTGCAGGAAATTTTAGATACTGATGCCGGCGCGCGCCAGTTTGGGGAATTCAGCTTTGGACTCAATCCCGTTATCAAAGAACCTATGTATGATATTCTGTTTGATGAAAAGATTTACGGTTCTAATCATCTGACCCTGGGTAATGATTACGAGATTGCTCCCAACGGAAATGAAAGTAATATTCACTGGGATCTCGTTTGTATCGGCGCGGATGTTTATTTAGATGGTGAGAAAATTCGCGAGGGACGCAAATTTATTACTGATGACTTAAAAGGATTAAACCCCGAAAACTTACTTCAAAAATAA
- a CDS encoding cation diffusion facilitator family transporter — translation MQHSHDHGHHHHHGEGQTENRLWISIGLNFVITLAEFIGGIISGSLSLLSDALHNLNDTTSLGISLAARKISKKDANKDKTFGYQRAEIIGAFINLITLVIIALFLVKEGVERFYNPQPINGTVMFTVAIIGLLGNVITAVLLFRSSEENINIRSAYIHIMSDAFSSVGVIVASLLILYYQLYIIDTILTMVIAGYILWQSYYMLRETINILMASTPANIEVPDVKKAMTDVTGVHDIHHLHVWRLDEQNILLESHVVIDENDMDKMESIKSKLKTLLGTDFNIHHSTLEFEFKPCEKYGENPCH, via the coding sequence ATGCAACATTCACACGATCACGGACATCATCACCATCACGGCGAAGGACAAACTGAAAATCGTCTGTGGATATCTATCGGCCTAAATTTTGTAATTACCCTGGCCGAATTTATTGGCGGTATTATCTCGGGTAGCTTATCTCTGCTATCGGATGCGCTGCACAATCTCAACGACACAACTTCGCTGGGTATTAGTCTGGCGGCACGAAAAATATCCAAGAAAGATGCCAACAAAGATAAAACCTTTGGCTACCAACGAGCCGAGATTATAGGGGCATTCATCAACTTAATTACCCTGGTAATTATTGCGCTTTTTTTAGTTAAAGAAGGTGTTGAACGATTTTACAATCCTCAGCCTATTAACGGCACGGTGATGTTCACTGTTGCCATAATTGGGTTGTTGGGAAATGTCATTACGGCCGTACTACTTTTCCGCAGCTCTGAAGAAAATATCAATATCCGCAGTGCCTATATCCACATTATGTCAGATGCCTTTTCATCGGTGGGTGTAATTGTGGCCAGCCTTCTCATTCTCTATTATCAGCTCTATATTATAGATACCATTTTAACAATGGTGATCGCCGGATACATTTTGTGGCAAAGTTACTATATGCTGCGCGAAACTATCAATATTTTGATGGCCAGTACCCCGGCCAATATTGAAGTCCCAGATGTAAAAAAAGCTATGACAGACGTAACCGGGGTCCACGATATTCATCACCTGCACGTGTGGCGGCTCGATGAACAGAACATTCTGCTTGAAAGTCATGTTGTAATTGATGAGAATGACATGGATAAGATGGAATCTATAAAGTCTAAACTTAAGACCCTGCTTGGCACTGATTTTAACATCCACCATTCAACACTTGAATTTGAATTTAAGCCTTGCGAAAAGTACGGTGAAAATCCTTGTCACTAG
- a CDS encoding M14 family metallopeptidase, with translation MTSPFSKILAHLFIAILFIIAGCSSSDNFSGFSYDPEGVTETTDKGINPQYKRTIGVESGGVWVSNEFAGARMSDFYKVSDSLYRIEISPENKKINNSPWYAFKVWGSDKDSVTLQLHYNHGEHRYIPKLSKDGKTWRRIDPSNFSADTTNGTATLSLDLTLDPLWVSAQELYLWDDYRRWTDSLAAKRFIKTDTVGYSHNRRPIIKMGISETNNDSKKGVLIIMGRQHPSEVTGALAAQIFINELASQSKLANQFRKNFDVWTYPLVNPDGVQQGHWRHNSAGVDLNRDWQAFNQPETRAIRNDLLSLNNDSLRTVYYGIDFHSTDENLFYPINRDISTFPEDFTYQWIDSLTKTFPNYPVKVEPFDTSSPIAKNWIYHTFGADAVTYEINDRANRDSIRIVTRKNAQIIMQQLLNEKEEQKMPAK, from the coding sequence ATGACGTCACCATTTTCAAAAATACTCGCTCATTTATTCATTGCTATATTATTTATAATCGCAGGCTGTAGCTCCTCGGATAATTTTTCAGGCTTTTCATATGATCCGGAAGGAGTTACCGAAACTACTGATAAAGGAATTAATCCCCAATACAAACGTACGATCGGTGTAGAAAGTGGAGGTGTCTGGGTAAGCAACGAGTTTGCCGGTGCGCGGATGAGCGATTTTTACAAAGTCAGTGACTCTTTGTATCGCATAGAAATAAGTCCCGAAAATAAAAAAATCAACAATAGTCCCTGGTATGCATTCAAAGTCTGGGGAAGCGACAAGGATTCTGTGACATTACAACTACACTATAATCACGGTGAGCATCGATATATCCCCAAGCTGAGCAAAGACGGTAAAACATGGAGACGCATCGACCCCAGCAATTTCTCTGCAGATACCACTAACGGAACCGCTACGCTTTCGCTGGACCTCACGCTTGATCCGCTTTGGGTTTCAGCCCAGGAACTTTATTTGTGGGACGATTACCGCCGGTGGACTGACTCTTTAGCAGCCAAAAGATTTATCAAAACCGATACGGTGGGATATTCACATAACCGGCGCCCCATTATAAAAATGGGTATTTCAGAAACAAACAACGACAGCAAAAAAGGCGTTCTTATTATCATGGGCCGTCAGCATCCATCCGAGGTAACCGGCGCCTTGGCTGCTCAAATATTTATTAACGAGCTAGCATCCCAGAGCAAGCTGGCAAATCAATTTCGAAAGAATTTTGATGTATGGACTTATCCACTGGTCAACCCCGATGGGGTGCAACAAGGACATTGGCGCCACAACAGTGCCGGTGTTGACCTGAATCGCGACTGGCAAGCCTTCAATCAGCCGGAAACCCGGGCGATCCGCAACGACCTGCTTTCGCTTAACAATGATTCACTTAGAACTGTTTATTATGGCATCGACTTCCACTCTACGGACGAAAACCTTTTTTATCCCATCAACCGAGATATTTCTACATTTCCCGAAGATTTTACGTACCAGTGGATCGACTCACTTACAAAGACTTTCCCCAATTATCCGGTTAAGGTAGAACCCTTTGATACCAGCTCTCCCATTGCTAAAAACTGGATTTATCATACTTTCGGCGCCGATGCGGTAACCTACGAGATCAACGATCGTGCCAACCGCGATAGCATTCGCATAGTAACACGCAAAAATGCACAAATTATTATGCAGCAACTACTCAATGAAAAGGAGGAACAGAAAATGCCGGCTAAATAA
- a CDS encoding translocation/assembly module TamB domain-containing protein, whose amino-acid sequence MAKQSTKNKTFKKWGIRISGILLGVAVLAVVARLSLKTPLVQGWVKNIVVNTANNQINAKLDIDKLSGDLWHQLKLSGITLTRQRDTLIAVDSVRADYNIWALASGELDVSELDIYRPTADIKQQNGSWDIANVAPSSSGDGGMIPFRIDDLQLHQGKVTANGAGLPDSPLTIADLEISSSISYNQPSYNVDLTNLSFQVQHLTDDLFQLSTSAAASDKKITLQKLVLATGNSVIQSSGVFQVDDSSFTADFSAEPLGWQDLVQVARQMPLRSDLQLSAGISGTAETVNLSLQMEGRGIASFDMKSQVQWNKGIALSQLSIDASRLDLAMLLADTTMPEIRELHTQFTGRVPLESYQQSQGDLQFTVRDISRPPYQVDVLTATGNINNGSAAISLDGQSKKQSVSAQLEAEQLWSEQPQVLGQVNAQHINPGYWAVDSTLVGDISFDASFSGKGWYPGEESWSYAIRSSNSRFMEKYIRGFSLSGEVNKQQISADGKAEIREGIVQFTADANNIFTIPNYNYELQTRNLNVGALMGKPNFNTAINAELSGSGSGISLADLQLQTSVSVDSSLINGELLRNLSAGVSIKDTIAVVDSARLKSTIAEGSLEARMHLLNHNDPENKLSLNLEFKDIGALAPLAGVKGLNAEGKITGRLSPGLDQGIQFSGNVDFSDVRYGTVFSTNQLQGSVDTKLQSTIDYSVDLDLENPAFYGLNMQDFSFKSQGQYFDPAVKGSFELTFSSPKEGRIEQAGSYDIRPDSVQLTTTKLDIISDYRTLSLEQPFAATYSNDRLSVGTMRVVSDQAYLELALPIFSEEEQRGVVEGKDLNIATIQHCLFGKPVVEGMLSGRMEITRKDTALDAQGEILLSEVRYKGAGFNTLSIEGGVENERLNGRLRVRDRGKTLLEGEASLPFRLANPEDLPPSFFDEPVEGKLRMKKISIKQFGDIFADLGITNSTGKVAFAGSLSGEAGNPKFTIDASLTEGELSGVGVDSVTAGGTYNHDKRSLNLDASVTSLKQKAAEINVQFPLFIDLKTFNVDLPGRKDSVSANISTNDFNLAAVDDFLDPKKVRGVKGTLDGDVRIEGPAGDLQAKGQLTFRNGVFHLVPAGIQVQNISSKVLFRSDEIQLQSFSAKSGKGKLTAKGMVEFAEMVPGNINLDVNASNFRAANSKKYSAAINLDSRVRGTVTKPKVSGNLSFVDGFVRLDNFGEKSVETVSLDSTKEEPRVSVYDSLSLDMNVSFNRRFFIRNERYLEMEAKLDGSVELLKEPGSKLQLFGTINTPEGYALPFGKRFKLQEGAVTFTGNPKNPNLMIRTRYEPPQTKEDIIIWYIIEGTVEKPKFKYESQPQMELDNIISYTIFGQPYYALNSWKQAVAGSGSNNAAANIAIDVLLDRVEALATRKLGIDVVKIDNTQTAGDNGTAITTGWYISPKVFFAIQNVITGSRPDTSFLLEYELKKNLKLLLRQGNGIREGIDIKWDYDY is encoded by the coding sequence ATGGCTAAACAATCAACAAAAAATAAGACGTTCAAGAAGTGGGGGATCCGTATTTCAGGGATACTGTTGGGTGTTGCTGTATTAGCAGTTGTTGCTCGCCTTTCCCTAAAAACCCCGCTTGTTCAGGGCTGGGTCAAAAATATAGTTGTTAATACAGCTAACAATCAGATAAATGCCAAACTGGATATCGACAAGCTTTCCGGAGATTTATGGCATCAGCTAAAGCTTTCTGGCATTACCTTAACCCGTCAAAGAGATACGCTTATTGCTGTAGATTCAGTAAGGGCAGATTATAATATTTGGGCCTTGGCCAGTGGAGAACTTGATGTTTCTGAACTTGATATTTATCGGCCTACGGCTGATATAAAACAACAAAATGGAAGCTGGGATATAGCAAATGTAGCACCTTCGTCATCAGGCGATGGTGGTATGATACCTTTTCGTATCGATGATTTGCAGTTGCATCAGGGCAAGGTAACAGCTAACGGAGCCGGCCTGCCGGATTCGCCCCTCACAATAGCCGATCTGGAAATATCCAGCAGTATATCTTACAACCAGCCTTCCTATAATGTAGATCTTACGAATTTATCATTCCAGGTGCAGCATCTTACAGATGATCTATTTCAATTGTCAACTTCCGCAGCGGCCAGTGATAAAAAGATAACCCTCCAGAAGCTAGTACTGGCTACGGGTAATTCAGTAATTCAATCTTCAGGCGTTTTTCAAGTGGATGACTCTTCGTTTACGGCGGATTTCTCAGCTGAACCGCTCGGCTGGCAAGATTTGGTACAGGTAGCTAGGCAGATGCCTCTGCGCAGCGATCTGCAACTGTCAGCAGGTATCAGTGGAACGGCAGAAACTGTTAATCTTTCGCTGCAGATGGAGGGCCGCGGTATTGCATCTTTTGATATGAAGAGCCAGGTTCAGTGGAATAAAGGGATAGCACTCAGTCAATTGTCGATAGATGCATCCCGGTTGGATTTGGCAATGTTGTTGGCTGATACGACTATGCCGGAGATCCGTGAATTGCATACCCAATTTACGGGACGAGTTCCTTTGGAGTCATATCAGCAGTCGCAGGGAGATTTACAGTTTACTGTTCGCGACATCTCACGACCTCCATATCAAGTTGATGTGCTTACTGCAACAGGAAATATAAATAATGGTTCAGCCGCAATAAGTTTAGACGGGCAAAGTAAGAAGCAATCAGTATCTGCACAGTTAGAGGCAGAACAGCTATGGTCTGAGCAACCGCAGGTTTTGGGACAGGTTAATGCTCAACATATTAATCCGGGCTACTGGGCAGTTGATTCTACCCTTGTCGGAGATATTTCATTTGATGCTTCCTTTTCGGGCAAAGGTTGGTATCCGGGAGAAGAAAGCTGGAGTTATGCTATAAGGAGTAGCAACAGCCGGTTTATGGAAAAATATATCCGCGGTTTTTCGCTAAGTGGGGAAGTAAATAAACAACAAATTTCGGCTGATGGGAAAGCAGAAATTCGTGAGGGTATTGTACAATTTACAGCAGATGCGAACAATATTTTTACCATTCCGAATTATAATTATGAGCTTCAAACCCGTAATCTCAATGTAGGAGCGCTCATGGGTAAGCCAAATTTTAATACCGCTATTAATGCTGAGCTTTCGGGTAGTGGAAGTGGTATTAGCTTGGCAGATTTGCAGCTTCAAACATCTGTTTCAGTAGACTCATCACTTATCAACGGAGAGCTGCTGCGAAATTTGTCAGCCGGGGTTTCGATTAAAGATACGATTGCGGTTGTAGATAGTGCCCGTCTTAAAAGTACCATTGCAGAGGGTTCACTGGAAGCTCGGATGCATTTGCTAAATCACAATGATCCGGAAAATAAGTTATCGCTGAATCTTGAGTTTAAGGATATTGGTGCCTTAGCACCACTGGCAGGAGTTAAAGGGTTAAATGCCGAAGGGAAAATAACCGGACGGTTGAGCCCAGGGCTGGATCAGGGTATCCAGTTTTCGGGTAATGTGGATTTTTCTGATGTTCGTTATGGAACCGTATTTTCGACAAATCAGCTCCAGGGATCGGTGGACACGAAACTACAGTCAACTATTGATTATTCGGTAGATCTGGACTTAGAGAATCCAGCTTTTTACGGGCTAAATATGCAGGATTTTAGTTTTAAGAGTCAGGGACAATATTTTGACCCGGCAGTTAAAGGTAGTTTTGAACTGACGTTTTCTAGTCCCAAAGAAGGGCGTATTGAACAGGCTGGTTCCTATGATATACGTCCTGACTCTGTACAGCTTACAACCACAAAACTAGATATAATCAGTGATTATCGAACGTTAAGTCTTGAACAACCTTTTGCCGCCACATATAGTAATGATAGACTGAGTGTTGGTACTATGCGCGTAGTCTCTGACCAAGCGTACCTGGAATTAGCGCTGCCGATATTTTCAGAAGAGGAACAGCGTGGAGTAGTAGAAGGTAAGGACCTGAATATTGCAACTATACAGCACTGCCTGTTTGGTAAGCCGGTGGTTGAAGGGATGCTCTCTGGCAGGATGGAAATTACGCGCAAAGATACTGCACTAGATGCTCAGGGAGAAATACTATTGTCAGAGGTCCGTTACAAAGGGGCCGGATTTAATACCCTATCTATAGAAGGAGGTGTAGAAAATGAGCGACTTAACGGTAGGTTGCGAGTTCGAGACAGGGGAAAAACTCTGTTAGAAGGTGAAGCCTCACTCCCCTTCCGATTGGCAAACCCCGAAGACTTGCCGCCGTCTTTTTTTGATGAACCTGTCGAGGGCAAGCTTCGGATGAAAAAAATATCAATTAAACAATTTGGGGATATTTTTGCTGATTTAGGTATTACCAATAGTACCGGGAAAGTGGCTTTCGCAGGATCACTCAGCGGTGAGGCCGGTAACCCAAAATTTACGATTGATGCCAGCTTAACAGAGGGAGAGCTGTCAGGGGTGGGGGTCGATTCGGTGACTGCCGGCGGTACCTATAATCACGATAAGCGAAGTCTCAATCTGGATGCTTCGGTAACATCTCTAAAACAGAAGGCAGCCGAAATAAATGTGCAGTTCCCCTTATTTATCGATTTAAAAACTTTCAATGTGGATTTACCGGGCCGCAAAGATTCAGTATCTGCTAATATATCAACAAATGATTTTAATTTGGCAGCTGTGGATGATTTTCTGGATCCAAAGAAGGTGCGCGGGGTGAAAGGTACGCTTGACGGTGATGTGCGTATTGAAGGACCGGCGGGTGACTTACAGGCAAAGGGCCAGCTTACATTTCGTAATGGTGTATTCCACTTGGTGCCGGCAGGTATTCAGGTACAGAATATCAGTTCAAAAGTATTATTTCGATCTGATGAAATTCAGCTGCAGTCTTTTTCTGCTAAAAGCGGCAAGGGTAAACTCACCGCCAAGGGTATGGTTGAGTTTGCTGAAATGGTACCGGGAAATATCAATTTGGATGTGAATGCAAGTAATTTTCGTGCAGCTAATAGTAAAAAATACAGTGCGGCCATTAATTTAGATTCCCGAGTTCGAGGTACTGTCACGAAACCCAAAGTAAGCGGCAACCTCAGCTTTGTAGATGGTTTTGTGCGACTGGATAATTTTGGAGAAAAGTCGGTAGAAACAGTTTCTCTTGACTCCACGAAAGAAGAACCTAGAGTTAGTGTATATGATTCGCTGTCACTGGATATGAACGTCTCATTTAATCGCCGGTTTTTTATCAGGAATGAAAGATATTTGGAGATGGAAGCCAAACTTGATGGTTCGGTGGAATTGCTGAAAGAACCCGGCAGTAAGCTACAGCTTTTTGGCACGATCAATACCCCCGAAGGCTACGCCTTACCGTTTGGTAAACGATTTAAGCTGCAGGAAGGAGCGGTTACCTTTACCGGCAATCCCAAAAACCCCAACCTTATGATTCGCACTCGGTACGAACCGCCCCAAACCAAAGAGGATATTATCATTTGGTATATCATAGAAGGAACGGTAGAGAAGCCGAAATTCAAGTATGAGAGTCAGCCACAGATGGAGCTGGACAATATTATCAGCTATACTATATTTGGACAGCCTTATTATGCGCTCAACTCTTGGAAGCAGGCAGTGGCAGGGTCCGGAAGCAACAATGCAGCAGCCAATATTGCGATCGATGTGTTACTGGATAGGGTAGAGGCGTTGGCTACCCGCAAGCTGGGTATAGATGTAGTAAAAATTGATAATACCCAAACAGCTGGAGACAATGGCACTGCTATTACTACCGGTTGGTATATCAGTCCCAAAGTATTTTTTGCTATACAGAATGTAATTACCGGTTCACGACCGGATACCAGTTTCCTATTGGAGTATGAACTCAAGAAAAATTTAAAGCTTCTATTGCGCCAAGGTAATGGCATCCGAGAAGGTATAGATATAAAATGGGATTATGATTATTAG